A region of Argentina anserina chromosome 5, drPotAnse1.1, whole genome shotgun sequence DNA encodes the following proteins:
- the LOC126793104 gene encoding uncharacterized protein LOC126793104, producing the protein MFTEGLDRSALRWVREKKEVPMSATANLGPRIDPMITHIRSGSGGRGFGLPPPSKFRSGHLPSNAIPVSRAIPSDGHETGSASDNDMSTDSEEDGVYGGRYSLDSSPQDERIPSAASAHRYGKPLNGQPHYSSDYMYSDVSSSMDTVVGRHKPVAERLVRGSERYPAGQNGYAEDESSDSAASSEFSTSQAGGGSINSAVPHGRAYASEGYASSVQSKRNLGSNAEKGLHSRNVQTEKLSDDDDVPSAPPFCGAAQEIKVDSQQSPSRVHRSQHTTSSSDQFVRNVNTPEAAVSSCPARVPIFYASALGPWHGVIAYDACVRLCLHAWAMECMEAPMFLENECALLRDSFSLRQVLLQSEEELLAKRTSELANEKAAPKPKKIVGKMKVQVRKIKLGLEPPTGCSITALRPPVIKLEVIRSGFSSLQSKITSGWQALRNIRVAPRVPANGSFSRQSLAYVHAGTQYIKQVSGLLKTGVTTLRSSSASYEVVQETYSCLLRLKSSAEEDVIKMQPGSGETHVFFPESLGDELIIEVLDSKAQHVGRVHAQVATIADDPADKQRWFSVYREPEHELAGKIQLSVYYSTSSDETPKCGSVAETVAYDIVLEVAMKVQHFQQRSLLLHGPWKWLLTEFASYYGVSDVYTKLRYLSYVMDVATPTADCLNLVYDLLKPVLMKGHNKSMLSFQENRILGETKDQIERILALAFENYKSLDESSLSGIMEVFRPATGYAAPALEPAVKLYTLLHDVLSPEVQTALCHYFQVAARKRSRRHLTETDEYTTNNSEGILTDPLTITTAYQKMKFLCSNIRNEIHTDIEIHNQHILPSFIDLPHLASSIYSTELCTRLRSFLIACPPSGPSPPVAELVIATADFQRDLTSWNISPIKAGVDAKELFHLYIMLWIQDKRQSLLEVCKLDKVKWSGVKTRHSTTPFVDEMYERLKGTLSDYEVIICRWPEYTFVLENAIADVEKAIIDSLDKQYADVLAPLKENLAPKKFGLKYVQKLAKRSVCPYAVPDELGILLNSFKRMLDVLRPQIEVQFRSWASCIPDGGQSAPGERLSEVTVMLRAKFRNYLQAVVEKLAENTKMQSATKLKKILQDSKETVGESDVRSRMQPLKDQLTSTINHLHTVLETHVFIAVCRGYWDRMGQDVLSFLENRKENRSWYKGSRVAVSVLDDTFASQMQQLLGNALLEKDLEAPRCIMEVRSMLCKDAAHQKDNSYYF; encoded by the exons GGGGGTAGATACTCATTGGATTCGTCGCCGCAGGATGAGAGGATTCCGAGTGCCGCTAGTGCTCATAGGTATGGGAAGCCATTGAATGGGCAGCCACATTACAGCAGTGATTACATGTACTCAGATGTTAGTTCGTCAATGGACACTGTTGTGGGGAGACATAAGCCTGTGGCGGAGAGGTTGGTGAGGGGAAGTGAGAGGTATCCGGCTGGGCAGAATGGTTATGCTGAGGATGAGTCGTCTGATTCGGCTGCGAGCTCAGAGTTTTCTACTTCACAAGCAGGAGGAGGAAGCATCAACAGTGCGGTGCCACATGGTAGAGCTTACGCTTCGGAAGGATATGCCTCAAGTGTGCAGTCAAAGAGGAACTTGGGAAGTAATGCTGAAAAG gGTTTGCATTCCAGAAATGTGCAGACTGAAAAGTTatctgatgatgatgatgttccTAGTGCACCTCCATTTTGTGGTGCAGCTCAAGAAATAAAAGTGGACAGTCAGCAAAGTCCATCTAGAGTACATAGATCACAACACACAACCTCTTCATCAGACCAATTTGTGAG AAATGTTAATACACCTGAAGCTGCTGTGTCCTCCTGTCCAGCTCGCGTTCCCATATTTTATGCAAG TGCTCTTGGGCCATGGCATGGTGTCATCGCATATGATGCATGTGTGCGTCTTTGCCTTCATGCTTGGGCAATGGAGTGCATGGAAGCTCCCATGTTTTTAGAAAATGAATGCGCTCTACTACGAGATTCATTTAG TTTACGGCAAGTGCTTTTACAATCAGAGGAAGAATTGTTGGCAAAGCGCACTTCAGAGCTTGCCAATGAGAAAGCTGCTCCAAAACCTAAAAAAATAGTTGGGAAGATGAAAGTACAAG TGCGTAAAATTAAATTGGGACTGGAGCCCCCTACTGGGTGCAGTATTACGGCGCTAAGGCCACCAGTTATCAAACTGGAAGTCATTCGATCTGGCTTCTCCAGCTTACAGTCTAAAATCACTTCTGGATGGCAAGCCCTTCGAAATATTCGTGTTGCACCTCGTGTACCTGCGAATGGTTCTTTTTCACGTCAAAGTCTGGCATATGTTCATGCTGGTACTCAGTATATAAAACAGGTGTCTGGACTCTTGAAAACTGGAGTAACTACTCTGCGCAGTAGTTCAGCCTCATATGAAGTTGTGCAAG aaacatactctTGTCTGTTGAGACTGAAAAGTTCAGCAGAAGAAGATGTGATCAAAATGCAACCTGGATCTGGCGAAACTCATGTCTT CTTTCCAGAGAGTTTGGGAGATGAGCTAATAATTGAAGTCCTTGATTCAAAGGCACAGCATGTTGGCCGAGTCCATGCTCAAGTGGCGACTATTGCTGATGATCCA GCTGACAAGCAGCGGTGGTTTTCTGTCTATCGTGAACCGGAGCATGAACTTGCAGGAAAAATACAGCTATCAGTATATTATTCAACAAGTTCAGATGAGACCCCCAAG TGTGGCTCTGTTGCTGAAACTGTCGCATATGACATTGTCTTAGAAGTTGCTATGAAGGTCCAGCATTTTCAACAAAGGAGTCTATTGTTGCATGGTCCATGGAAATGGCTTTTAACAGAATTTGCATCATATTATGGTGTTTCTGATGTATACACCAAGCTAAG ATACTTATCATATGTTATGGATGTTGCAACACCAACAGCTGATTGCCTGAATCTGGTGTACGATTTGCTAAAGCCTGTTTTAATGAAAGGCCACAACAAGAGCATGTTGAGTTTCCAAGAG AACCGTATATTAGGAGAAACTAAGGACCAAATAGAACGAATTCTGGCTCTTGCATTTGAGAACTATAAGTCCTTGGATGAATCATCGCTTTCGGGTATTATGGAAGTTTTTCGACCAGCTACCGGGTATGCTGCACCTGCATTGGAGCCAGCTGTAAAACTTTACACGCTTCTTCACGATGTCTTGTCTCCTGAGGTTCAGACTGCTTTATGCCACTATTTCCAG GTTGCTGCAAGAAAGAGATCCAGAAGGCACTTGACTGAGACTGATGAATACACTACCAACAACAGTGAAGGAATTCTGACAGATCCTTTGACTATTACAACAGCCTACCAGAAAATGAAATTCCTGTGTAGTAATATTAGGAATGAGATTCATACTGATATTGAGATCCATAATCAGCATATACTACCCAG TTTCATAGACCTCCCACATCTGGCATCATCCATATATAGCACAGAGTTATGCACTAGATTGAGATCTTTTCTCATTGCTTGCCCACCATCAGGCCCTTCACCTCCCGTAGCAGAACTTGTTATTGCCACAGCAGATTTTCAGAGGGACCTTACCAGCTGGAACATCAG TCCTATTAAAGCTGGAGTTGATGCAAAAGAATTGTTCCacctttatattatgttgTGGATTCAAGATAAGCGCCAGAGTTTGCTTGAAGTATGCAAATTAGACAAG GTAAAATGGTCGGGAGTTAAGACACGACATTCCAcaactccttttgttgatgaaatGTATGAGCGTCTCAAAGGAACTTTGAGTGACTATGAGGTTATCATTTGCCGATGGCCAGAATATACCTTTGTTTTGGAGAAT GCTATTGCTGATGTTGAGAAGGCTATAATAGATTCCTTAGACAAGCAATATGCAGATGTTCTAGCTCCTTTGAAGGAGAATTTGGCACCAAAGAAGTTTGGCCTTAAATATGTTCAGAAACTTGCCAAACGATCTGTGTGCCCGTATGCTGTTCCTGATGAG CTTGGAATTCTGTTAAATTCGTTTAAGAGAATGCTTGATGTCCTCCGGCCCCAAATAGAAGTCCAATTCAGATCATGGGCTTCCTGTATCCCGGATGGTGGACAATCAGCTCCTGGAGAGCGTCTTAGTGAAGTTACTGTAATGCTGAGAGCAAAGTTCAGAAACTACCTCCAAGCAGTTGTGGAAAAACTGGCAGAGAAT ACAAAGATGCAGAGTGCTACCAAGCTGAAAAAGATTCTGCAAGATTCAAAAGAAACCGTGGGAGAGTCTGATGTGAGAAGTAGAATGCAGCCTTTGAAAGACCAGCTCACAAGCACAATAAACCACCTCCACACAGTCCTTGAGACTCACGTCTTCATTGCTGTCTGCCGTGGTTATTGGGATCGAATGGGACAA GATGTACTAAGTTTCTTGGAAAACCGTAAGGAAAACAGATCTTGGTACAAGGGCTCACGAGTTGCTGTCTCT GTTTTAGATGACACATTTGCATCACAGATGCAGCAGTTATTGGGTAATGCACTGCTGGAGAAGGATCTAGAGGCCCCGAGATGCATCATGGAAGTCAGATCGATGTTGTGTAAGGATGCAGCCCATCAGAAGGACAACAGCTATTACTTTTAG